The bacterium genome includes a region encoding these proteins:
- a CDS encoding heme-binding domain-containing protein: MLPIFSAKCLMCHGVVPKFPLYAKVPPSSWLIRHDMEEAKEHMDMSFGFPFHGKEAKNPQEALSEVAEVVREDEMPPFIYKIMHWHSSLTDEEKKIILSWTNQGMGALK; the protein is encoded by the coding sequence GTGCTGCCGATCTTCTCCGCCAAATGCCTGATGTGCCACGGCGTGGTGCCGAAATTCCCGCTCTACGCCAAAGTTCCGCCCTCCTCCTGGTTGATTCGTCATGACATGGAGGAGGCCAAGGAGCACATGGACATGAGCTTCGGCTTTCCCTTCCACGGCAAGGAGGCCAAAAACCCTCAGGAAGCCCTGAGCGAGGTCGCCGAGGTGGTTCGCGAGGACGAAATGCCCCCCTTCATCTATAAAATCATGCATTGGCATTCCTCGCTGACCGACGAGGAGAAGAAGATCATCTTGAGCTGGACGAATCAGGGCATGGGCGCCTTGAAATGA
- a CDS encoding polyprenyl synthetase family protein, which yields ADDVLDIEGGEEIGKDIGSDIANEKATYPALLGLEESKRLARELTEEALGVLRDFDAKADPLREIARYVVYRKN from the coding sequence CGCCGACGACGTCCTCGACATCGAGGGCGGCGAGGAGATCGGCAAGGACATCGGCAGCGACATCGCCAACGAGAAGGCGACCTACCCGGCCCTGCTCGGCCTCGAGGAATCGAAGCGCTTGGCCCGGGAGCTGACCGAAGAAGCCTTGGGCGTGCTCCGCGATTTCGACGCCAAGGCCGACCCGCTCCGCGAAATCGCCCGCTACGTCGTTTACCGGAAGAACTGA
- a CDS encoding menaquinone biosynthesis decarboxylase: MDSSLSWKSLRHFLDFLRENGELAVVREPADPVLEIAEIADRVMKAEGPALLFENVVGSEFPVAINVYGSRRRMSWALGVEDLEEHPRRLKELLTTQPPTSFWDKLKMLPKLAQVAKAAPKTTAKAPCQEIVWDEVDLNRLPILKCWPEDGGRFITLPMVITRDPDTGRRNVGLYRMQVLDKASTAMHWQIHKVGARHFQRYKELGQKIPVAVAIGGEPVLTYTATAPLPDQVDEFLFAGYLKGSSVEMVDCLSCDLQVPASADFVLEGYIDPNEEMVDEGPFGDHTGYYTPVEKFPRFHVTKITQRRDPIYLTTIVGIPPMEDKFLGLATERLFLPMVQLTFPEVVDMYLPPEACFHNLCILSIKKSYPGHAQKIMHALWGMGQMMFCKCFIVVDHDVDVQNVTEIVWRVSNNIDAKRDLVLVEGPVDHLDHASPRQFVGAKMGIDATRKWKEEGYEREWPRDIRMSEEIKKKVDALWPKLQLKGRQQ; encoded by the coding sequence ATGGATTCCTCTCTTTCATGGAAATCGCTGCGCCACTTCTTGGACTTCCTCCGGGAAAATGGCGAGCTAGCCGTCGTCCGCGAGCCAGCCGATCCGGTCCTCGAGATCGCCGAGATCGCCGACCGGGTGATGAAAGCCGAAGGGCCGGCCCTGCTCTTCGAAAACGTCGTGGGCAGCGAATTCCCGGTGGCGATCAACGTCTACGGCTCGCGGCGCCGGATGTCCTGGGCCCTGGGGGTCGAGGACCTCGAGGAACATCCGCGGCGGCTCAAGGAATTGCTCACCACTCAACCGCCGACTTCCTTTTGGGATAAGCTCAAAATGCTGCCCAAGCTGGCTCAAGTCGCCAAGGCCGCGCCCAAGACCACCGCCAAGGCGCCCTGCCAAGAGATCGTCTGGGACGAGGTCGACTTGAACCGCTTGCCGATCTTGAAGTGCTGGCCCGAGGACGGCGGCCGCTTCATCACCCTTCCGATGGTGATCACCCGCGATCCCGACACCGGCCGGCGCAACGTCGGGCTCTATCGCATGCAGGTCCTCGACAAGGCCTCGACCGCGATGCACTGGCAAATCCACAAAGTCGGGGCCCGGCACTTTCAGCGCTATAAAGAATTGGGGCAGAAGATCCCAGTGGCGGTGGCGATCGGCGGCGAGCCGGTGCTGACTTACACCGCCACCGCTCCCCTGCCCGACCAAGTCGACGAGTTCCTCTTCGCCGGCTATCTCAAGGGCAGCTCGGTCGAGATGGTCGATTGCCTCAGCTGCGACCTCCAGGTCCCGGCCAGCGCCGATTTCGTCCTCGAAGGCTACATTGACCCTAACGAGGAAATGGTTGACGAGGGGCCCTTCGGCGACCACACCGGCTATTACACGCCGGTCGAGAAGTTCCCCCGCTTCCACGTCACCAAGATCACCCAGCGCCGCGATCCGATCTATTTGACCACCATCGTCGGCATCCCGCCGATGGAGGACAAATTCCTCGGCCTGGCCACCGAGCGGCTGTTTTTGCCGATGGTCCAGCTGACCTTCCCCGAGGTCGTCGACATGTACCTGCCGCCCGAAGCCTGCTTTCACAACCTCTGCATCTTGAGCATCAAGAAGAGCTATCCGGGCCACGCTCAGAAGATCATGCACGCGCTCTGGGGCATGGGCCAGATGATGTTCTGCAAATGCTTCATCGTCGTGGACCACGACGTCGACGTCCAGAATGTCACCGAGATCGTTTGGCGGGTCAGCAACAATATCGACGCCAAGCGCGACCTGGTCCTGGTCGAAGGCCCGGTCGATCACCTCGACCATGCCTCGCCCCGCCAGTTCGTCGGCGCCAAGATGGGCATCGACGCCACCCGCAAATGGAAGGAAGAAGGCTATGAGCGGGAATGGCCGAGGGACATTCGGATGAGCGAAGAGATCAAGAAGAAGGTCGACGCTCTTTGGCCAAAGCTTCAACTGAAAGGAAGACAACAGTGA
- a CDS encoding alcohol dehydrogenase catalytic domain-containing protein, which yields MRAAVYHPPSEIRVEERPKPSIGPGEVLLKVRACGVCGTDVLKVTRALPKKPVVLGHELVGDVVELGVGVGKFKLGDRVVVAHHVPCGKCHFCRHGNHSMCRHFKESNLDPGGFAEYLRIPAEHVEQTAFLVPKHLSDDEALFTEPLSCCVRNLRRASLLPGDFVVVVGMGSIGLMMVQLFKLIPTQVLALDLFEERLELAKQLGADFVRRGDDPKIAELIAEKSEGRRADLVCFTAGGGRVFQNAFQWVRDGGGLNLFASLSDKPVEVSLDALYHHEITVFSSYSPSPEDLVEAHRLLVEGKVKVAPLVTHHVGLEQLQESIGWITAQKAMKVIVNP from the coding sequence ATGCGCGCCGCCGTCTACCATCCTCCCTCGGAAATTCGCGTCGAAGAGCGGCCCAAGCCCTCGATCGGCCCGGGCGAGGTCCTCCTCAAGGTCCGGGCCTGCGGAGTCTGCGGAACCGACGTCCTCAAAGTCACCCGAGCCCTGCCCAAGAAGCCGGTGGTCCTGGGCCACGAATTGGTCGGCGACGTGGTCGAGCTCGGCGTCGGGGTGGGCAAATTCAAGCTCGGCGACCGGGTGGTCGTCGCCCACCACGTTCCCTGCGGAAAATGCCATTTCTGCCGCCACGGCAACCACTCGATGTGCCGGCACTTCAAGGAAAGCAACCTCGATCCCGGCGGCTTCGCCGAGTACCTGCGGATTCCGGCCGAGCACGTCGAGCAAACGGCATTTTTGGTCCCGAAGCACCTCTCCGACGACGAGGCCCTCTTCACCGAGCCCTTGAGCTGCTGCGTTCGAAATTTGCGGCGGGCTTCGCTGCTACCCGGCGATTTCGTGGTGGTGGTCGGCATGGGCTCGATCGGCCTGATGATGGTTCAGCTTTTCAAGCTGATTCCGACCCAAGTCTTGGCGCTGGATTTATTCGAAGAGCGGCTGGAGCTGGCCAAGCAGCTGGGCGCCGATTTCGTCCGGCGCGGCGACGATCCGAAGATCGCCGAGCTCATCGCCGAGAAGAGCGAAGGCCGTCGCGCCGACTTGGTTTGCTTCACGGCCGGCGGCGGCCGGGTCTTCCAAAATGCCTTTCAATGGGTCCGCGACGGCGGCGGGCTCAATCTTTTCGCCTCCCTTTCGGACAAGCCGGTCGAGGTAAGCCTCGACGCGCTTTACCACCACGAGATCACCGTTTTCAGCTCCTATTCACCCTCGCCGGAGGATCTAGTCGAAGCCCACCGGCTGCTCGTCGAAGGCAAGGTGAAGGTGGCACCGCTGGTCACCCACCATGTCGGCTTGGAGCAATTGCAGGAATCGATTGGCTGGATCACGGCACAAAAGGCCATGAAGGTGATCGTCAATCCGTAG
- a CDS encoding heavy metal translocating P-type ATPase produces MSPALEKDPICGMDVDPATAAGKHTHAGKTYYFCSGHCLEAFRKNPPASLQTKVGASPQTIYFCPMHPQIRQVGPGHCPICGMALQPEMAAPGQGEDPELRDMRRRFWVGLALTLPLLLQTMAEMIPDLAKQPFFHGRAFTLLQLALATPVVLWCGAPFFRRGWASVRSGNLNMFTLIALGTGVAYLYSLVAALFPQIFPAALRAGHGGMVPVYFEAAAVIVTLVLLGQYLELIARERTGDALKALLGLSPKTARLVKHDGSEEEISLDRVMPGDTLRVRPGEKIPVDGLVLEGRSAVDESMLTGEPMPVEKTKGERVIGGTVNGNGSLLFRAEKVGQETLLAQIVQRVGEAQRSRAPVQKLADQVSAYFVPAVVAIAVLAFLIWFFFGPEPRLAHAIVQAVAVLIIACPCALGLATPMSIMVGIGRGAHEGILVKDAAALEAFEKVDTLLVDKTGTLTEGKPKVVEVEAAEGFEESTVLQLAAGVERASEHPLATAVVRAAEERGLRLAKASDFHSDPGEGVSGIVEGKRITVGKLPPSLAGDQKGKSATERSAATEIYVSIDGRFAGTLRLADPIKATTPEALAKLRSEGIAVVMVSGDQEPAARAVAAKLGITEVLAGVTPLQKQEEVRRRQAQGHRVAMAGDGINDAPALAQAEVGIAMGHGTDIAMESASMTLVKGDLRGIAKARSLSRATMSNIRQNLFFAFIYNTLGVPLAAGLFYPLFGWLLSPMFAAAAMSLSSVSVVANALRLRRLKLD; encoded by the coding sequence ATGAGCCCGGCCTTGGAAAAAGACCCGATCTGCGGCATGGACGTCGACCCGGCGACGGCCGCCGGCAAGCACACCCACGCTGGAAAGACCTACTACTTCTGCTCCGGCCATTGCCTGGAGGCTTTTCGGAAAAATCCCCCAGCCTCGCTCCAAACCAAGGTGGGCGCATCGCCCCAAACCATTTATTTCTGCCCGATGCACCCGCAAATCCGACAGGTCGGGCCCGGCCATTGCCCGATCTGCGGCATGGCGCTCCAGCCCGAAATGGCCGCACCCGGCCAGGGCGAGGATCCCGAGCTACGCGACATGCGGCGCCGTTTCTGGGTCGGCCTCGCGCTGACCCTGCCGCTCTTATTGCAAACCATGGCCGAGATGATCCCGGATTTGGCCAAGCAACCCTTTTTCCATGGCCGCGCCTTCACCCTGCTCCAGCTCGCTTTGGCCACTCCGGTGGTGCTCTGGTGCGGAGCACCCTTCTTTCGGCGCGGTTGGGCCTCGGTCCGCAGCGGCAATCTCAACATGTTCACCTTGATCGCCTTGGGAACCGGCGTGGCTTACCTCTACAGTCTCGTCGCGGCCCTCTTCCCCCAAATTTTTCCAGCCGCGCTCCGCGCCGGCCATGGCGGCATGGTACCGGTCTATTTCGAAGCCGCGGCGGTGATCGTCACCCTGGTCCTCCTCGGCCAATACCTGGAGTTGATAGCCCGGGAACGCACCGGCGACGCCCTCAAGGCATTGCTCGGCCTGAGCCCTAAAACCGCCCGCCTGGTCAAGCACGACGGAAGCGAGGAGGAAATTTCGCTCGACCGGGTCATGCCCGGCGACACCTTGAGGGTTCGGCCCGGCGAAAAAATTCCGGTCGACGGTTTGGTCCTGGAAGGACGCAGCGCGGTCGACGAATCGATGCTCACCGGCGAACCGATGCCGGTCGAAAAGACCAAGGGCGAGCGAGTGATCGGCGGCACGGTCAACGGCAATGGCAGCCTGCTCTTCCGTGCCGAAAAGGTCGGCCAAGAGACCCTGTTGGCCCAGATCGTCCAGCGGGTCGGCGAGGCACAGCGCAGCCGGGCTCCGGTGCAAAAGTTGGCCGACCAGGTCAGTGCCTATTTCGTTCCGGCGGTGGTCGCCATCGCGGTCCTTGCTTTCTTGATCTGGTTTTTCTTCGGGCCGGAGCCCCGCTTGGCTCATGCCATCGTCCAGGCGGTCGCCGTATTGATCATCGCCTGCCCCTGCGCCCTGGGTTTGGCGACTCCCATGTCGATCATGGTGGGAATCGGCCGGGGCGCCCATGAAGGCATCTTGGTCAAGGATGCAGCCGCCCTGGAGGCCTTCGAGAAAGTCGACACCTTGCTCGTCGACAAGACCGGAACCCTGACCGAAGGCAAGCCTAAGGTGGTGGAAGTCGAAGCCGCCGAGGGGTTCGAGGAAAGCACGGTGCTTCAGCTCGCCGCCGGCGTCGAACGAGCCAGCGAGCATCCCTTGGCAACCGCGGTGGTGCGGGCGGCGGAGGAACGCGGCCTGAGACTTGCCAAGGCGAGTGACTTTCACAGCGATCCGGGAGAAGGGGTGAGCGGAATCGTCGAGGGCAAGAGAATCACCGTCGGAAAATTACCCCCCTCCCTCGCGGGGGATCAAAAAGGCAAATCGGCGACGGAGAGGTCGGCGGCGACCGAGATCTACGTTTCCATCGACGGCCGTTTCGCCGGCACCCTGCGCCTGGCCGACCCGATCAAGGCAACGACGCCCGAAGCCTTGGCCAAACTCCGCTCGGAGGGCATCGCCGTCGTGATGGTCAGCGGCGACCAGGAACCGGCGGCCAGGGCGGTCGCCGCCAAGCTCGGCATCACTGAAGTCCTGGCCGGCGTCACCCCGCTGCAAAAACAGGAAGAAGTTCGTCGTCGCCAAGCCCAAGGCCATCGGGTCGCCATGGCCGGCGACGGCATCAATGACGCCCCGGCCTTGGCTCAGGCCGAGGTCGGAATCGCGATGGGTCACGGCACCGACATCGCGATGGAAAGCGCCTCCATGACCCTGGTCAAAGGCGACCTTCGCGGCATCGCCAAGGCTCGGAGCCTGAGCCGGGCCACCATGAGCAACATCCGGCAGAACCTCTTTTTCGCCTTCATCTACAACACTCTCGGCGTTCCGCTGGCCGCCGGGCTCTTCTATCCCCTCTTCGGCTGGCTCCTCAGCCCAATGTTCGCCGCCGCGGCGATGAGCCTGAGCTCGGTCTCGGTCGTCGCCAATGCCCTCCGGCTGCGGCGCCTGAAGCTCGATTAA
- a CDS encoding DUF4215 domain-containing protein, with the protein MEPYCKALKSILFAIALAAGLAIAGIYEARAQEVPVCGDNLVAAPEQCDDGNDVNDDACKNDCTTNVCGDGIPMAGVEACDDGDADNNDACKNDCTANICGDGVLEHGSEACDDGNNLDDDGCSSDCQVSAQIVCGNGVPEGDEECDDGNGIDTDACKSDCSENSCGDGVVETDVEECDDANQVGGDGCSAFCADENPVCGDMVVDPDEQCDDGDADNSDACKNNCSENICSDGILETGVEECDDGNSADGDGCDSDCLVEEPGPVCGNDLVEDGEECDDGNVLNGDGCDSTCQFEIPVGCGNGTLDPNEQCDDGNDINTDSCKNNCTENICGDGIVELNVEQCDDGNNLDDDGCSAACLLEPEFCGNGVVESGEQCDDGNDIDDDFCDNDCDIVLNDDGQVCFCHNVDNNPHTICTSLQGYLNGHQKHGDPLGSCEDNGIDGTTTIDGQIDVNGRASGCSLQVEPTTKASPVWQALTEALAL; encoded by the coding sequence ATGGAACCATACTGCAAAGCACTCAAATCGATTCTGTTCGCGATCGCACTGGCCGCGGGTCTGGCGATCGCCGGAATCTATGAGGCCCGGGCCCAAGAGGTCCCCGTTTGCGGCGATAACTTGGTCGCCGCTCCCGAACAGTGCGACGACGGCAACGATGTCAATGACGACGCTTGCAAAAACGACTGTACGACCAACGTCTGTGGCGACGGCATTCCGATGGCCGGGGTCGAGGCCTGCGACGACGGCGACGCCGACAACAACGACGCTTGTAAAAACGATTGTACTGCCAATATCTGCGGCGACGGCGTCCTGGAGCACGGCAGCGAGGCCTGCGACGACGGCAACAACCTCGATGACGACGGCTGCAGCTCCGACTGCCAGGTCAGCGCCCAAATCGTCTGCGGCAACGGCGTTCCCGAGGGCGATGAGGAGTGCGACGACGGCAACGGAATCGATACCGACGCCTGCAAATCGGATTGCAGCGAGAATTCATGCGGCGACGGCGTTGTCGAGACCGATGTCGAAGAGTGCGACGACGCCAATCAGGTCGGCGGCGACGGATGCAGCGCCTTCTGCGCCGACGAGAATCCGGTCTGCGGCGACATGGTCGTCGATCCTGACGAGCAATGCGACGATGGCGACGCCGACAACAGCGATGCTTGCAAAAACAACTGCTCCGAGAATATCTGCAGCGACGGCATCCTCGAAACCGGCGTTGAAGAGTGCGACGACGGAAACAGCGCTGACGGCGACGGCTGCGACTCCGATTGTCTCGTCGAGGAGCCGGGGCCGGTCTGCGGCAACGACCTCGTCGAGGACGGCGAGGAATGCGACGACGGCAACGTGCTCAACGGCGACGGCTGCGATTCGACTTGCCAATTCGAGATCCCGGTCGGCTGCGGAAACGGGACCCTCGACCCCAACGAGCAATGCGACGACGGCAATGACATCAACACCGACTCCTGCAAGAACAATTGCACCGAGAACATCTGCGGGGACGGCATCGTTGAGCTCAACGTCGAGCAATGCGACGACGGCAATAACCTCGATGACGACGGTTGCAGCGCCGCCTGCCTGCTCGAGCCCGAGTTCTGCGGAAACGGGGTCGTGGAGAGCGGCGAGCAGTGCGATGACGGCAACGACATCGACGACGATTTCTGCGACAACGATTGCGACATCGTCCTGAACGACGACGGCCAAGTCTGCTTCTGCCACAATGTGGACAACAACCCCCATACCATCTGCACCTCCTTGCAGGGATACCTCAACGGTCACCAAAAGCACGGAGATCCGCTGGGATCCTGCGAGGACAATGGTATCGACGGGACCACGACGATCGACGGTCAGATCGACGTCAACGGCCGGGCGAGCGGTTGCTCGCTGCAAGTCGAGCCGACGACCAAGGCCAGCCCGGTTTGGCAGGCCTTGACCGAGGCTTTGGCGCTTTAA
- a CDS encoding TIGR02147 family protein produces MVSVYSYLNYRDYLRDRFAELKKQRLGFSYRSFNRLAGIKSSAFLKLVMDRKRNLAQGGIESIVKGFGLSVKERRYFELLVAFNQASTNEEKDRYFREIVGDRRFRAAKPLAASQFLLYSHWHCVAILEALRLETSEPRNLRWLQELLHPPVGRKQIKRAVAELKKIGLIRLLRSGELKRLDPMLTTEDEVRSVLVANFHARMSQLAAESVMRDGAADREFSALTVALSEADFRRAKTEIQKFRRKLHSILEQGQVGSKTLVAHLNIQLFKLTRAGRRR; encoded by the coding sequence ATGGTTTCCGTCTACAGCTATTTGAATTATCGCGACTACCTCAGGGATCGTTTTGCCGAGCTGAAAAAGCAGCGCCTCGGATTTTCCTATCGCTCCTTCAACCGGCTGGCCGGAATCAAGTCTTCCGCCTTTTTGAAGCTGGTGATGGATCGGAAGCGTAACCTGGCCCAGGGTGGAATCGAGAGCATCGTCAAGGGATTCGGGCTCTCGGTCAAGGAGCGGCGCTATTTCGAGCTCTTGGTCGCCTTCAATCAGGCCTCGACCAATGAAGAGAAAGACCGATATTTCCGCGAGATCGTCGGCGACCGGCGATTCCGGGCTGCCAAGCCCTTGGCCGCCTCCCAATTCCTTCTATATTCCCATTGGCACTGCGTCGCCATCCTCGAAGCTTTACGGCTTGAAACTTCGGAGCCGAGGAATCTGCGGTGGCTCCAAGAGCTTTTGCACCCGCCGGTCGGGCGCAAGCAAATCAAGCGGGCCGTGGCCGAATTGAAGAAAATCGGCTTGATTCGGCTCCTCCGCAGCGGTGAGCTCAAGCGGCTGGATCCGATGCTGACGACCGAGGACGAGGTTCGATCGGTCCTGGTGGCCAACTTCCATGCTCGAATGAGCCAGTTGGCGGCGGAGTCGGTCATGCGGGACGGGGCGGCCGACCGCGAGTTTTCGGCTCTCACGGTGGCCTTGTCCGAGGCGGACTTTCGGCGGGCCAAGACCGAGATCCAAAAGTTCCGCCGCAAGCTTCATTCGATCCTGGAGCAAGGCCAAGTCGGGTCCAAAACTTTGGTGGCTCACCTTAATATTCAACTTTTCAAGCTGACTCGGGCTGGGAGGCGGCGATGA